In Nicotiana tabacum cultivar K326 chromosome 19, ASM71507v2, whole genome shotgun sequence, one DNA window encodes the following:
- the LOC142173533 gene encoding uncharacterized protein LOC142173533 translates to MEYVMREVHEGHCGNHSGGRSLVKTLIRMGYYWPKMEEAENFAAKSRCIQAGARTRSQGLYLAKYYLLIWRLKANGQAKSTNKVIINNLKKRLEDSKGNWPEVLPGVLWAYRTTAKISTGETPFSLVYGAEALIPVEIGEPSTRYTHATRESNEEEMRVNLDLLEERRESTLIRMAAQKHMIERYYKRKANLRYFQIKDFVLKKVFRSTTAVNAGKLSPNWEGPYRVREIAEKGEYEQETMDGKVLPSNWNAIHLKKYYF, encoded by the exons ATGGAGTATGTGATGAGGGAAGTACATGAGGGACACTGTGGCAATCACTCAGGGGGAAGATCATTGGTAAAGACACTAATAAGAATGGGgtattattggccaaaaatggaagaagcaGAAAACTTTGCAGCCAA aagcaggtgcaTTCAAGCAGGTGCGAGAACAAGAAGTCAGGGACTTTATTTGGCAAAATATTATCTACTGATTTGGCGTCTTAAAG CCAACGGTCAAGCTaagtcaacaaacaaagttatTATTAATAACTTGAAGAAGAGATTAGAGGATTCAAAAGGCAATTGGCCAGAAGTGTTACCAGGGGTATTGTGGGCTTATCGAACGACAGCAAAAATAAGTACGGGTGAGACTCCATTTTCGCTTGTATATGGTGCAGAAGCCTTAATTCCGGTAGAAATCGGTGAACCAAGTACGAGATACACACATGCTACTAGAGAGTCAAATGAGGAGGAGATGCGAGTAAATTTAGATCTATTAGAAGAAAGGAGAGAATCAACATTAATTAGAATGGCGGCTCAAAAACATATGATTGAGCGATATTATAAAAGGAAGGCTAATTTGAGATACTTCCAGATTAAGGACTTTGTCCTCAAAAAGGTGTTCCGATCTACAACAGCGGTCAATGCAGGCAAGttgagtccaaattgggaaggcccTTATAGGGTTCGAGAAATCGCCGAAAAGGGAGAATATGAGCAGGAAACCATGGATGGCAAGGTACTACCATCAAACTGGAATGCAATTCATTTGAAGAAGTACTATTTCTAG